A genome region from Sphingobium sp. CR2-8 includes the following:
- a CDS encoding GGDEF domain-containing protein, whose product MTGAHSSSASPQHGLTDRLARWAKGFSGKAEEEETEQAQRPRGGTASSREINRRRQLYTDIGDFLFAHDLDLTPINFSVALDYLTGANIGVEKAIRAVMMERGKITNGWVESIAAEQRADEVTPESLATMLDKVEENLTQFTGLMHESRNSAKDYGAALQEQAKDLGEGRDNEPVLSRLVGLTRSMVEKTRQVENQLRDNQRQTQALKSSLENARRAAEHDHLTGLPNRRAFESVLRAEMQEALDSEETLSVAFCDIDHFKHINDTHGHDTGDRVLKFVAGLLAKASNDRCHVARHGGEEFVMLFRGKTAAEACEAVDSVREDLANRSLVNRANGERMERVSFSAGVANVLAFEDARAALKAADRALYLAKEHGRNRVYLAAEVD is encoded by the coding sequence ATGACTGGGGCACATTCTTCTTCCGCCAGCCCGCAACATGGGCTGACCGACCGCTTGGCGCGCTGGGCCAAGGGGTTTTCAGGCAAAGCGGAGGAAGAAGAGACGGAGCAAGCGCAGCGCCCGCGTGGCGGCACCGCATCCAGCCGCGAAATCAACCGCCGTCGCCAGCTTTATACCGATATCGGCGACTTTCTGTTCGCCCACGACCTGGACCTGACCCCGATCAATTTCAGCGTCGCGCTGGACTATCTGACCGGCGCCAATATCGGCGTGGAAAAGGCGATCCGGGCCGTCATGATGGAACGGGGCAAGATCACCAATGGCTGGGTCGAATCGATCGCGGCCGAACAGCGCGCGGACGAAGTCACACCCGAATCACTGGCCACCATGCTGGACAAGGTCGAGGAGAACCTGACCCAGTTCACCGGCCTGATGCACGAATCGCGCAACAGCGCGAAGGATTATGGCGCGGCCTTGCAGGAACAGGCCAAGGATCTGGGCGAAGGCCGCGACAATGAACCGGTCCTCTCCCGCCTCGTCGGCCTGACCCGTTCGATGGTCGAAAAGACCCGTCAGGTGGAAAACCAGTTGCGCGACAATCAACGCCAGACCCAGGCGCTCAAGTCCAGCCTGGAAAATGCCCGCCGCGCCGCCGAACATGACCATCTGACCGGCCTGCCCAACCGCCGCGCCTTTGAAAGCGTGCTGCGGGCCGAAATGCAGGAAGCGCTGGATAGCGAAGAAACGCTATCGGTCGCCTTCTGCGACATCGACCATTTCAAGCATATCAACGACACCCACGGCCATGACACCGGCGACCGGGTGTTGAAATTCGTCGCGGGCCTGCTGGCCAAGGCGTCCAACGACCGCTGCCATGTGGCGCGGCATGGCGGGGAGGAATTCGTCATGCTGTTCCGGGGCAAGACCGCAGCCGAGGCGTGCGAGGCGGTGGACAGCGTGCGCGAGGATCTGGCCAACCGCAGCCTCGTCAACCGCGCCAATGGCGAACGGATGGAGCGGGTGAGCTTTTCCGCCGGGGTCGCCAACGTGCTCGCCTTCGAAGATGCGCGCGCCGCGCTCAAGGCCGCCGACCGCGCGCTCTATCTGGCCAAGGAACATGGCCGCAACCGCGTCTATCTCGCGGCTGAGGTGGATTGA